The following DNA comes from Anopheles coustani chromosome 2, idAnoCousDA_361_x.2, whole genome shotgun sequence.
TGGAGCTTCATCGCCAAAAGTTGGATTAAGTTCATTGATGCACTACTGCTATGTTAATCCACgtcgaaagttgcaaaaaattATCGCACGAAAATGTCCACGACTCAATTTCACAATTTGGTGGACATTGacacttttaacatttttttaacaacacaaatagcgctcgtATGCCAAAACGTTCTAAGTTcgtataacctcaaaaacgtcaaactttacgacAAAATTGTTAGttaacagattgcatcaccagttttttcatATCCCAAAACTTAAAAGGCAGCCTACGTATAGTTTGACTATTCCAAAATTAAGAGTTCCGCCCGGTTAACTATACTCACTATAAGCTACGAATAACACAAAAGTTACTACTCTAAATCAGCCTGAAAGTTCAGAAGAATCTTTATGAGTCTTCAGCTTGAAATCTAATAGCCAATTTGATCAAAATTGTACAGTATACTATATTAAAAACATTGTATAGTATAAATTGATAACATAACAGCAATAGGAAGAAATTTGAGCAGAAATGTGCTATTTAGTAAGAAAAAATGGTTGCCAACCATCAATAAACAGTCATAGAATGTaacaaaaataacatatttcaaaacctctgaaaatttttcaacaaaccacGTATTAAACCTAAAAAGCCTaaagtgtccaactttacgtttggctggcaaaattatgactttttgcagtttttcgatcattgcgccgCTTAGTCGAAAGATAGCAAAAGAAGAAgtgataagcgaaattcattgttgtcaattctaagtaccctaaaattgatcgcaatTTATTGGTATACTGTAACCAACTATTCAAATTCGTAATAGATGTCGACCCAAGGTGCTTATCATTCACGTGTGACGGAGTGAGCAGAGCGAGGGATACCTTTAAATTTCAGAGGATGGAGAGACCTTTAAATTTCAGCGAAATAAGTAACTTTACTCCGTACTTGCACGTTAAGCACGATagttcgttttgctttgctctcgatttaaaattgttttgcgGTCATATTCCGTCACTCTGCgtcattattttttgttatacGTGAGTGAAAATTTGCAGTGTTAGaagatggatgttttggcatcGATCCGCAGTGCGAGTGATCTTGTAACGATCACTGATAATGAAGAAGAACTAGTGAAGGTGCTGCAACAGGCGGGGTTGCTCGCCACTTGCATGTTGTGCGAGAAGTGTGGCCGCTTCATGACATTGAAGTCTACGAAGCGTGCTAATTCGTGCAAGTGGGTTTGCATAAAAACCCGAAGCTGCCCCGGGAATGAATGTACGGTCCGTACGGGCAGTATATTCAATAATTCCACCCTTTCATTGGGGCAGCTTATGCGAGTGGTTTTTGCTTGGGCGCGTAACACCAAGCTAGAGTTCGCGGCTGCCGATTCCGGTACATCGCGAAAGACCGCTGGAAAGTGGTATCAAATATTGAGAAAATTGAGTGCCGATCACGTGTTTCACCATCAAAATCAAATTGGTGGCGAGGGATGCGTCGTTGAACTCGACGAATCTGTCGTCACCAAGCGGAAATATCATCGGGGACGAATGTCCTACAACAACCAAGTGTGGGTTTTTGGAGGCATTTGTCGTGAAACCCGCGATATTTTCGTTGAGATTGTGGAGAAGCGTGATCGTGCAACTCTTCACAATCTCATTGTGACCCATGTCCGTCCGGGCACAACAATAATGACCGATTGTTGGAGGTCTTACAATGGGCTAAGCTTGCACGGTTTCATCCATCAGTCCATAAACCATTCTCAGTATTTTATTCACCCTGAAGACCCCACGGTGCACACGCAGAATATTGAGAATGTCTGGCGATGGTTGAAACCGTTTCTGAGAGAAAAAGGTACAAATCGAGCCGGTTTGATGGAGTACATTAGGGAGTACGAAGTCAAACGCCGAAACGATGATACTTTTTTGACTATTTTGAACATCATCAAAATAGCCCAGAGCTAGAAAAGGGTCCCTAGCTCTTGAAAAAGCGATACGCTCCCAGCGTTCGTTCCCTAAACAAATTTTTTGGCTAGCTAAAGCTtgaatacaaataaaatgttttatgaaaTATGTATTCTTGAACTCCGATCCCAACCTCCTCGTGGTGCTAGCTGGAGTATGATCTCAGAACGTACTAAGTTCTTTAGCACTTTGTGCAACGATCGTATACTAATAGGGACGGGGGATAAGCTGGGATGTGCATCCCATGTTTATTTCTAAATCGAGGGCCACGTGAAACACGAAACATAGTCGTACCTGTTGTCTTATGTTATGACAAAATGATCTCCGAAAGCGCAGGAATATCGATCGGCAACGATCGTATACTAATAGCTGGGATGCTGGGATGTGCATGTTTATTTCTAAATCGAGGGCCACCTGGAACACGATACGTAGTCGTACATGTACGACGTTATGATGATAGTTTTATGTTATGAGCAAATCATCTCCGAAAGCACAGGAAAATCATCAGCAAACTTCGCCCTCACCCATTCTCGATTTTTTGCAACACCTATCAGCATCTACTGCATCCAACGGGGTCAGTTGCATGAATGACCGTTCAACGTTCGAAAGGTACTGATTTCTTGCAAATAATCGAAATTGTCGCATCTTATGCGCAAGAAATTctgcaattttaatttttcaccgTAGATGATCACTTACCGGTAAGTTATGATACGGTGATGCAGGAAATTACGGGTAAGTTATGATTTTGTACATCTTTTTTGGTTGGGTTGTGTTCGACGGGGATGAAAAAGAGAAATGTTATCAAGAATATCGGCGAAACATTATTGATGATTTCCGAATTCTTCCTTAAAATCGCAAGACAAAGCATCCCACACCGTAAAGCGTTCCTCGCTGTAGCGCTTGCACCCGTGTTTTCCTCGCTGAGAAAATCGAGTTTTTTTCCCTAGTTTACCCGTAGGACTAGGATTGCATCTATCGAACAACGGTTACCTCacattgcatgaaaaatcgcaAGAACATTGGATTTACAAAAACTGAGCCCGATTTTATACCATCGTTCATCTTGTTATTTAAAGTAGCCAGCTAATGCGTGGGCGATGACGGGTTGCAATCAAAGTTAGGTGATGCACACAATGACATGAAAAAGCCGAATAATCAATGTCAATGCATTATGCAcccgtttaaaaataaaaaaatccatcgCTACATTTTTCGTGGTGTTGATTTTCCTGTCGGTCGACTGATCTTTTCCTGGAGAAAATCATCATTCCACGCGCCAATCCATGGGTTGGTGTTTACGAACAATCATTTATCCCGTTACGATTTCCCCCCTCAAGCACTTTCCAAGCTGCGCGGGTTTCAAAGGGCGGTGAGTCGCTTCCTTCAAACAGAAGACAATGGAAGACCGTAGCGCGTGTACTCGTTgccgttgttttttccccttgtTTACCCCGAGTCCACGGTTTGCAGTTTTTGCACAATtgcaccaaaacaaaccgcagAAAATTGggttcaaaatccgtctcGACCTTGAACTTGATATCGTACCAAATTTGACCtaattattcaaattgaaattgaaacacgCCATATCACTCTCGCCCAGTTAATGCGTTGACACATATTGACATGCACGTATGCCGCCGGCCTAAATGTGTCACAAAAATCAACGCTAATGTTTGAGGTACCCGTTTATACTCCAAAACATCCCAAAACATGCATGGTGAAGATTTGCTCGAAGATCAACAGATCCTTTCTTGGAGGAAATCATTAATTCAAGGGTGAAACCAGCGATTCAGGTCTGCCAACAATATTATCAGCCCAAGCCGTGGCACCATGGCTTGAGGTTTGCGACCAAAGCCAAGGCGGCGCAAGAGTTTCCACGCCGTCTCCCCAAAATGAGCTGAAAAATAGATCATGATGCCCTTTTCATCATTCTAGGCCTCAAAATATCCCTAAACATGCTTAAAACTATCGCTACGTAGGAGAAACCATCGATTGGGGTTTGTTCGAAAGCCCCAACCTCGCATAATCCACGCACGATCAAAGCAATCTATTTTTAGATACATCGGCTGGAGAGAGGTTCATCAAGCATCGCTCTCccagtttatatttttattttagcgCCCCTCTCTTGTCATTCGCCAATAGCCCTAACTGATTGCAGGATAGgatatttgatttttcaatccAGGGTCGGTGTGGGTTCAATACTCCCCCaggaaactttttttattttttcgatagCCGAACTTTCGTACTTAAATTGTCGTCCTTTCGTTGGTTGTCTTGCGATATCATTCGCAAGCGAGGTTTCTTACAATGTTTCCAACGAGAATGTTTTTCCACGCCGTGGGcccaaaaataaattgaaaatcgaTCATGATGCCCTTTACATCAGTTTAGAAATCAACATATTGCTTAATATGCGAAAAACCATCGCTACgtgggtgaaaccatcgtttggagtttacatttttaaatagcTGTTAAGGATGTAAAAGAGAATTATTTTTGGAATAATAATTCTTGTGGTGTTAGGTAGGAGCGTTGCCTTGAACAACACCAACAATCCCATCCCATCACATCCGATATAATGAAATAAGCTGGAAAATAGTCTCATCTTTTTTAAACTCTTTCGTGTACATTATTTCAACTGTACACATATCATTACGATCACATTGAATACTTCATTAAAAAGCTATATGAGACctaatttgaatgaaaattgacCACGCG
Coding sequences within:
- the LOC131264594 gene encoding uncharacterized protein LOC131264594 translates to MDVLASIRSASDLVTITDNEEELVKVLQQAGLLATCMLCEKCGRFMTLKSTKRANSCKWVCIKTRSCPGNECTVRTGSIFNNSTLSLGQLMRVVFAWARNTKLEFAAADSGTSRKTAGKWYQILRKLSADHVFHHQNQIGGEGCVVELDESVVTKRKYHRGRMSYNNQVWVFGGICRETRDIFVEIVEKRDRATLHNLIVTHVRPGTTIMTDCWRSYNGLSLHGFIHQSINHSQYFIHPEDPTVHTQNIENVWRWLKPFLREKGTNRAGLMEYIREYEVKRRNDDTFLTILNIIKIAQS